A portion of the Streptomyces sp. NBC_00376 genome contains these proteins:
- a CDS encoding carbohydrate ABC transporter permease, with protein MKTTDTPPPAAPAADPAPVAKAPASAAKEKSSEGQVLNVFSHGVLIIWAILVVLPLLWAVMASFKTDDSILSTPWALPDKLHFENWSRAWSQAHMSDYFFNTVVVVGCSLVGTLLLGSMAAYVLARFDFPGNRFIYYLFIGGMSFPIILALVPLFFVMNNMDLLNTRHGLIMVYIAYSLPFTVFFLTSFFRTLPSSVAEAAMLDGASHTRTFFQVMLPMAKPGLISVGIFNFLGQWNQYMLPTVLNTEPKYRVLSQGLVELATSQGYKGDWSGLFAGLVMAMLPVLAAYIIFQRQVVAGLTAGAVK; from the coding sequence GTGAAGACGACTGACACCCCGCCCCCCGCCGCCCCGGCCGCCGACCCCGCTCCGGTGGCCAAGGCGCCCGCATCCGCCGCCAAGGAGAAGAGCAGCGAGGGCCAGGTCCTCAATGTCTTCTCGCACGGTGTGCTGATCATCTGGGCGATCCTGGTCGTCCTGCCGCTGCTGTGGGCGGTGATGGCGTCGTTCAAGACCGACGACTCGATCCTGTCGACGCCGTGGGCGCTGCCCGACAAGCTGCACTTCGAGAACTGGTCGCGTGCCTGGAGCCAGGCGCACATGAGCGACTACTTCTTCAACACGGTCGTGGTGGTGGGCTGCTCGCTCGTCGGCACCCTGCTGCTCGGCTCGATGGCGGCGTACGTACTGGCGCGGTTCGACTTCCCCGGCAACCGCTTCATCTACTACCTGTTCATCGGCGGGATGAGCTTCCCGATCATCCTGGCGCTGGTCCCGCTGTTCTTCGTCATGAACAACATGGACCTGCTGAACACGCGCCACGGACTGATCATGGTCTACATCGCGTACTCGCTGCCGTTCACCGTCTTCTTCCTCACCTCGTTCTTCCGTACGCTGCCGAGTTCGGTGGCGGAAGCGGCGATGCTCGACGGCGCCTCGCACACCCGGACGTTCTTCCAGGTGATGCTGCCGATGGCGAAGCCCGGCCTGATCAGCGTCGGTATCTTCAACTTCCTCGGTCAGTGGAACCAGTACATGCTGCCGACGGTCCTGAACACGGAACCGAAATACCGGGTGCTCTCGCAGGGCCTGGTCGAACTGGCCACCAGCCAGGGGTACAAGGGTGACTGGTCCGGGCTCTTCGCCGGTCTGGTGATGGCGATGCTGCCGGTCCTCGCGGCCTACATCATCTTCCAGCGCCAGGTCGTCGCCGGCCTCACCGCGGGCGCGGTGAAGTAG
- a CDS encoding carbohydrate ABC transporter permease: MQHGKYRFIVGFLVLPLALYAVFVIWPFIQSIYYSFTDWTGLSPDFKMVGFDNYTRMLKDDIFWKSLQHSVLLVVLLPLVTLGLALFFAFMLNVGGRRRKNAAVSGVRGSSFYKIAYFFPQVLSIVIVALLFQFAFNPTSGMLNSTLKTIGLGSIQPDWLGDPSLALVCVMSVLVWSTVGFFVVLFSAGMASIPKDFYEAALLDGANRFTTFFKITLPLLWDTVQSGWVYMGILALGVEAFTAVQVMTVGPGGPDYSTTVLPLYVYQTAFRDGQAGYATTIGVGLLIVTMAFAAIVMRLGRRDRLEF; the protein is encoded by the coding sequence ATGCAGCATGGCAAGTACCGTTTCATCGTGGGATTCTTGGTACTCCCACTCGCGTTGTACGCGGTCTTCGTCATTTGGCCGTTCATCCAGTCCATCTACTACTCGTTCACGGACTGGACCGGTCTGAGCCCGGACTTCAAGATGGTCGGGTTCGACAACTACACGAGGATGCTGAAGGACGACATCTTCTGGAAGTCGTTGCAGCACAGCGTGTTGCTTGTGGTGCTGCTGCCGCTGGTGACGCTGGGCCTGGCGCTCTTCTTCGCCTTCATGCTCAATGTCGGGGGCCGGCGGCGCAAGAACGCCGCGGTCTCCGGCGTGCGCGGCTCAAGTTTCTACAAGATCGCCTATTTCTTCCCGCAGGTGCTCTCGATCGTCATCGTGGCCCTGCTCTTCCAGTTCGCGTTCAACCCCACCAGCGGGATGCTGAATTCGACACTGAAGACGATCGGTCTGGGCTCCATCCAGCCGGACTGGCTGGGCGATCCGAGTCTCGCGCTGGTCTGCGTCATGTCGGTGCTGGTCTGGTCGACGGTCGGATTCTTCGTCGTCCTGTTCTCGGCCGGAATGGCGTCCATCCCGAAGGACTTCTACGAGGCGGCGCTGCTCGACGGCGCCAACCGCTTCACCACGTTCTTCAAGATCACACTTCCGCTGCTCTGGGACACGGTGCAGTCGGGCTGGGTCTACATGGGGATCCTGGCCCTCGGCGTCGAGGCGTTCACCGCCGTGCAGGTCATGACCGTGGGCCCCGGTGGCCCCGACTACTCGACCACCGTCCTGCCGCTGTACGTGTACCAGACGGCCTTCCGTGACGGGCAGGCCGGCTACGCGACGACGATCGGTGTCGGACTGCTCATCGTCACCATGGCCTTCGCCGCCATCGTGATGCGACTGGGCCGGCGCGATCGGCTGGAGTTCTGA
- the ngcE gene encoding N-acetylglucosamine/diacetylchitobiose ABC transporter substrate-binding protein, with amino-acid sequence MGSTSAHKNEGLGRRDVIKRSAALGLISVPAMGFLSACASGDSGSDKKVEKGKVTKANPLGVNETAPLEVVIFDGGFGQQYAIDAEKKYNAAFPKAPKVKHVATQKIQSQLQPRFNGGTPPDLIDNSGAEQMDMGVLVGKKQLLDLTPLMDAPSIDDPSKKVRDTLRPGVLEMGQFDGDPVWIMYYAYTVYGVWYSQTALEKLDAEYPEDWDAMLALCAKAKKQGIAGWTYAGKYPYYLPFSLYPFIAKIGGREVLDKIDNLEPNAWKDPAVKAAFEAYYELYQKGYILKGTPGLTHIQSQTEWTKGKALFIPNGSWVENEAAPTTPKDFKMMVAPPSGLDASDKLPFGTIWASGGEPFIVPANAKNPEGGMEQLRIMLSEESSKNFTKQVKSLSAFNGGTDGLTLSTAMQSGVDSLKKAGDNVVNPRLQDWYVKLQKEQIGVAGIGEMMAGRATPAEAIKKIQAFADAAAKDQSIKHYKHQ; translated from the coding sequence ATGGGATCCACCTCCGCCCACAAGAATGAGGGCCTTGGCCGTCGCGATGTGATCAAGCGATCGGCCGCACTCGGCCTGATCAGCGTTCCGGCGATGGGCTTCCTGTCGGCGTGCGCCAGCGGCGACAGCGGCAGCGACAAGAAGGTCGAGAAGGGCAAGGTCACCAAGGCCAACCCGCTCGGCGTGAACGAGACGGCCCCGCTCGAGGTGGTCATCTTCGACGGCGGCTTCGGCCAGCAGTACGCGATCGACGCGGAGAAGAAGTACAACGCCGCGTTCCCGAAGGCCCCGAAGGTCAAGCACGTCGCGACCCAGAAGATCCAGTCGCAGCTGCAGCCCCGCTTCAACGGCGGCACCCCGCCGGACCTGATCGACAACTCCGGCGCCGAGCAGATGGACATGGGTGTCCTGGTCGGCAAGAAGCAGCTGCTCGACCTGACGCCGCTGATGGACGCCCCGTCCATCGACGACCCGAGCAAGAAGGTCCGCGACACCCTGCGCCCCGGTGTCCTGGAGATGGGTCAGTTCGACGGCGACCCGGTCTGGATCATGTACTACGCGTACACCGTCTACGGCGTCTGGTACTCGCAGACCGCGCTGGAGAAGCTCGACGCGGAGTACCCGGAGGACTGGGACGCCATGCTCGCCCTCTGCGCGAAGGCGAAGAAGCAGGGCATCGCGGGCTGGACGTACGCCGGTAAGTACCCGTACTACCTGCCGTTCTCGCTCTACCCGTTCATCGCCAAGATCGGTGGCCGGGAGGTTCTCGACAAGATCGACAACCTGGAGCCGAACGCCTGGAAGGACCCCGCGGTCAAGGCGGCCTTCGAGGCGTACTACGAGCTGTACCAGAAGGGCTACATCCTCAAGGGCACCCCCGGTCTGACCCACATCCAGTCGCAGACCGAGTGGACCAAGGGCAAGGCGCTCTTCATCCCGAACGGTTCGTGGGTGGAGAACGAGGCCGCGCCGACCACGCCCAAGGACTTCAAGATGATGGTCGCGCCGCCGTCCGGCCTGGACGCGTCGGACAAGCTGCCGTTCGGCACCATCTGGGCGTCCGGCGGCGAGCCCTTCATCGTCCCGGCCAACGCGAAGAACCCCGAGGGCGGCATGGAGCAGCTGCGCATCATGCTCTCCGAGGAGTCCTCGAAGAACTTCACCAAGCAGGTCAAGTCCCTCAGCGCGTTCAACGGCGGCACCGACGGTCTGACCCTGTCGACCGCCATGCAGTCCGGCGTCGACTCGCTGAAGAAGGCCGGCGACAACGTGGTGAACCCGCGTCTGCAGGACTGGTACGTGAAGCTCCAGAAGGAGCAGATCGGTGTCGCCGGTATCGGCGAGATGATGGCCGGCCGCGCGACCCCGGCGGAAGCCATCAAGAAGATCCAGGCCTTCGCCGACGCGGCGGCCAAGGACCAGTCCATCAAGCACTACAAGCACCAGTGA
- a CDS encoding GH92 family glycosyl hydrolase, with product MQPRHGSRKRQSRTAALIAASLVLVVTAPSVAAAQSAAAHEESRSPSGDRTFNSSFEADEKQPDWRNTVEEGPDGEKRSSGVDGGFSAGIPGNITDKVTDVRASGENTGGGEVKENLIDVESGTKWLTFEPTGWVEFDLDEPAKVVTYALTSANDHDERDPKDWTLQGSADGKDWQDLDSRTGQTFTERFQTKSYDFTSDTAYQHFRLQITKNNGADDATQLADVQFSDGDTSAPAPEEMRSHVDRGPSGSPTAKAGAGFTGKRALRYAGTHKADGRAYSYNKVFDVNTAVTRDTSLSYLVYPQMGETDLDYPATHVSVDLAFTDGTYLSELRATDSNGGLLTPQGQADAKRLYVNQWNKVESAIGTVAAGRTVDRILVAYDSPKGTAKFQGWIDDIEIAPKAPEKRRAHLSDYASTVRGTNSSGAFSRGNNFPATAVPNGFNFWTPVTNAGSTSWLYDYARGNNDDNLPTLQAFSASHEPSPWMGDRQTFQLMPSAVAGTPDASRKARALPFHHENETAKPHYYGVTFDNGLKAEMTPSDHAARMRFTYPGDDASIVFDNVSNDGGLTLDPANSSFTGFSDVKSGGSTGATRLFVYGVFDAPVTASGKLSGGGGDDVTGYLRFDAGEDRTVGLRLATSLISIDQAKRNLAAEIPAARSFGRVEDRAQRAWDDILGKVEVEGATADQLTTLYSSLYRLYLYPNSGFEKVDGKDKYASPFSPQVGSDTPTHTGAKIVDGKVYVNNGFWDTYRTTWPAYSLLTPDKAGEMVDGFVQQYKDGGWISRWSSPGYSDLMTGTSSDVAFADAYVKGVKFDAEAAYEAALKNATVVPPASGVGRKGMVTSPFTGYANTDTHEGLSWSLEGYLNDYGIARMGQALYKKTKKARYKEESEYFLGRAQNYVQLFDDKAGFFQGRDAEGDWRLPSDKYDPRVWGYDYTETNGWGYAFTAPQDSRGLANLYGGRDGLAKKLDTYFSTPETAGPEFVGSYGGVIHEMTEARDVRMGQYGHSNQVAHHVTYMYDAASQPWKTQEKVREVLGRLYTGSDIGQGYHGDEDNGEQSAWYLFSSLGFYPLVMGSGEYAIGSPLFKKTTVHLENGHDLVVRAPKNSAKNIYVQGLRVNGKKWTSTSLPHDLLAEGGVLDFDMGPRPSSWGTGKNAAPTSITTDDEVATVHADVVKGDGALFDNTSATSAKVATVDLPVPSATDAVRYTLTSDKAAGAPSGWVLQGSSDGTTWKDLDKRSAESFAWDRQTRVFSVTEPGSYAHYRLVFAGEGTLAELELLA from the coding sequence ATGCAGCCCCGACATGGTTCTCGCAAGAGACAAAGCCGTACGGCCGCACTGATCGCGGCTTCACTCGTTCTGGTCGTGACCGCCCCCTCCGTGGCCGCCGCACAGTCGGCCGCCGCACACGAAGAAAGCCGGTCGCCTTCGGGGGACCGGACATTCAACTCGTCGTTCGAAGCGGATGAAAAGCAGCCGGACTGGCGCAACACCGTAGAAGAGGGTCCGGACGGAGAGAAGCGGTCATCGGGTGTCGATGGCGGATTCTCCGCAGGAATACCGGGCAATATCACCGACAAGGTGACAGACGTCCGCGCCAGCGGTGAGAACACCGGCGGCGGGGAGGTCAAGGAAAACCTGATCGACGTGGAGTCCGGCACCAAGTGGCTGACCTTCGAGCCCACCGGCTGGGTCGAATTCGATCTGGATGAACCGGCCAAGGTCGTGACATACGCACTGACTTCGGCCAATGACCACGACGAGCGCGACCCGAAGGACTGGACCCTCCAGGGCTCCGCCGACGGCAAGGACTGGCAGGACCTCGACTCCCGGACCGGCCAGACGTTCACCGAGCGGTTCCAGACGAAGTCGTACGATTTCACATCTGACACCGCATACCAGCACTTCCGCCTGCAGATCACGAAGAACAACGGCGCCGACGACGCCACCCAGCTCGCCGACGTCCAGTTCTCCGACGGCGACACCTCCGCCCCGGCCCCCGAGGAGATGCGCAGCCATGTCGACCGCGGCCCCTCCGGCTCCCCCACCGCCAAGGCGGGCGCGGGCTTCACCGGAAAGCGGGCCCTGCGGTATGCCGGTACGCACAAGGCGGACGGCCGGGCGTACTCGTACAACAAGGTCTTCGACGTGAACACGGCTGTCACCCGTGACACCTCACTGTCCTACCTGGTCTATCCCCAGATGGGCGAGACCGACCTCGACTACCCGGCGACGCACGTCTCGGTGGACCTGGCGTTCACGGACGGCACCTATCTGAGCGAGCTGCGGGCCACGGACAGCAACGGCGGCCTGCTGACCCCGCAGGGCCAGGCCGACGCCAAGCGGCTGTACGTCAACCAGTGGAACAAGGTCGAGTCGGCGATCGGCACGGTCGCGGCGGGCAGGACCGTGGACCGGATCCTGGTGGCGTACGACTCCCCCAAGGGCACGGCGAAGTTCCAGGGCTGGATCGACGACATCGAGATCGCCCCGAAGGCGCCCGAGAAGCGCCGCGCGCACCTGTCCGACTACGCGTCGACGGTCCGCGGCACCAACTCCAGCGGTGCCTTCTCCCGCGGCAACAACTTCCCCGCCACCGCGGTCCCGAACGGCTTCAACTTCTGGACCCCGGTCACCAACGCCGGCTCGACGAGCTGGCTGTACGACTACGCGCGGGGCAACAACGACGACAACCTGCCCACCCTCCAGGCCTTCAGCGCCAGCCATGAGCCGAGCCCCTGGATGGGCGACCGGCAGACCTTCCAGCTGATGCCCTCGGCCGTCGCCGGCACTCCGGACGCCTCGCGCAAGGCGCGTGCGCTGCCGTTCCACCACGAGAACGAGACGGCGAAGCCGCACTACTACGGTGTGACATTCGACAACGGCCTCAAGGCCGAGATGACACCGTCCGACCACGCGGCCCGGATGCGGTTCACCTACCCCGGTGACGACGCGAGCATCGTCTTCGACAACGTCTCCAACGACGGCGGCCTCACCCTCGACCCGGCCAACAGCTCCTTCACCGGCTTCTCCGACGTGAAGAGCGGCGGCTCGACCGGCGCCACCCGTCTCTTCGTGTACGGCGTCTTCGACGCGCCGGTCACCGCGAGCGGCAAGCTGTCCGGCGGCGGTGGCGACGACGTCACGGGTTACCTCCGCTTCGACGCCGGCGAGGACCGGACGGTCGGCCTGCGCCTGGCGACCTCCCTCATCAGCATCGACCAGGCGAAGCGGAACCTGGCCGCCGAGATCCCCGCCGCCCGCTCCTTCGGCCGGGTCGAGGACCGGGCGCAGCGGGCCTGGGACGACATCCTGGGCAAGGTCGAGGTCGAGGGTGCCACGGCCGATCAGCTGACCACCCTCTACTCCAGTCTGTACCGGCTGTACCTGTACCCGAACTCGGGCTTCGAGAAGGTCGACGGCAAGGACAAGTACGCCAGTCCGTTCTCCCCGCAGGTCGGCTCCGACACCCCGACGCACACCGGGGCGAAGATCGTCGACGGCAAGGTCTACGTCAACAACGGCTTCTGGGACACCTACCGCACGACGTGGCCCGCCTACTCCCTCCTCACCCCTGACAAGGCCGGCGAGATGGTGGACGGCTTCGTCCAGCAGTACAAGGACGGCGGCTGGATCTCCCGCTGGTCCTCCCCCGGCTACTCCGACCTGATGACCGGCACCTCCTCGGACGTCGCGTTCGCGGACGCCTACGTCAAGGGCGTGAAGTTCGACGCGGAGGCGGCGTACGAGGCGGCGCTGAAGAATGCCACGGTGGTCCCGCCGGCCTCGGGCGTCGGCCGCAAGGGCATGGTGACGTCCCCGTTCACCGGCTACGCGAACACCGACACTCACGAGGGCCTGTCCTGGTCCCTGGAGGGCTACCTCAACGACTACGGCATCGCGCGGATGGGCCAGGCCCTCTACAAGAAGACGAAGAAGGCGCGCTACAAGGAGGAGTCCGAGTACTTCCTGGGCCGCGCCCAGAACTACGTCCAGCTCTTCGACGACAAGGCCGGCTTCTTCCAGGGCAGGGACGCCGAGGGCGACTGGCGGCTCCCGTCGGACAAGTACGACCCCCGGGTCTGGGGCTACGACTACACGGAGACCAACGGCTGGGGCTACGCCTTCACGGCCCCGCAGGACAGCCGGGGCCTGGCGAACCTGTACGGCGGCCGGGACGGCCTGGCCAAGAAGCTCGACACGTACTTCTCCACTCCCGAGACGGCGGGCCCCGAGTTCGTCGGCTCGTACGGCGGTGTCATCCACGAGATGACCGAGGCGCGTGACGTGCGGATGGGTCAGTACGGCCACAGCAACCAGGTCGCGCACCACGTCACCTACATGTACGACGCGGCCTCGCAGCCCTGGAAGACGCAGGAGAAGGTCCGCGAGGTCCTGGGCCGGCTCTACACGGGCAGCGACATCGGGCAGGGCTACCACGGCGACGAGGACAACGGCGAGCAGTCGGCCTGGTACCTCTTCTCCTCGCTCGGCTTCTACCCGCTGGTCATGGGCAGTGGCGAGTACGCGATCGGCTCCCCGCTCTTCAAGAAGACGACCGTCCACCTGGAGAACGGCCACGACCTGGTCGTCAGGGCGCCGAAGAACAGCGCGAAGAACATCTATGTGCAGGGCCTGCGGGTCAACGGCAAGAAGTGGACCTCCACTTCACTGCCGCACGACCTGCTGGCCGAGGGCGGTGTGCTGGACTTCGACATGGGCCCGAGGCCGTCGTCGTGGGGCACCGGCAAGAACGCGGCACCGACATCCATCACCACGGACGACGAGGTGGCGACGGTGCACGCGGACGTGGTGAAGGGCGACGGCGCCCTGTTCGACAACACCTCGGCCACCTCCGCGAAGGTCGCCACGGTGGACCTGCCGGTCCCCTCGGCCACCGACGCGGTCCGCTACACCCTGACATCGGACAAGGCGGCCGGGGCCCCGAGCGGCTGGGTCCTCCAGGGCTCCTCGGACGGCACGACGTGGAAGGACCTGGACAAGCGCTCGGCCGAGTCCTTCGCCTGGGACCGGCAGACGAGGGTGTTCTCGGTGACCGAGCCGGGCTCGTACGCGCACTACCGCCTGGTGTTCGCCGGCGAAGGCACGCTCGCGGAACTGGAGTTGCTCGCCTGA
- a CDS encoding histidine phosphatase family protein, whose product MGELILIRHGETEWSRSGQHTSYTDLPLTAFGERQARALAPLLTDRRIALTLVSPAVRARRTAELAGLAAPRITPELREWDYGGYEGVTTVEIRRTRPEWNLWTDGVAPGPEAHPGETPAEVGARADRVLAQVAEAAGRDEDEDIALVAHSHFLRVLTARYLGLTPAEGTLFQLATGAVSRLGTEHGKPVITAWNVTLPESLFPRAVPETPERD is encoded by the coding sequence ATGGGCGAGCTGATCCTGATCCGGCACGGCGAGACGGAGTGGTCGCGGTCCGGGCAGCACACGAGCTACACCGATCTGCCGCTGACCGCCTTCGGGGAACGGCAGGCCCGTGCGCTAGCGCCGCTGCTCACCGACCGGCGGATCGCGCTTACCCTGGTCTCTCCCGCCGTACGCGCCCGGCGCACCGCCGAGCTCGCCGGGCTCGCCGCGCCCCGCATCACACCCGAGCTGCGCGAGTGGGACTACGGCGGCTACGAAGGGGTGACCACCGTCGAGATCCGCCGGACCCGCCCCGAGTGGAATCTCTGGACGGACGGGGTCGCCCCCGGACCCGAGGCGCATCCCGGTGAAACCCCGGCCGAGGTCGGGGCGCGCGCCGACCGGGTGCTGGCCCAAGTCGCGGAGGCGGCCGGGCGGGACGAGGACGAGGACATCGCGCTGGTCGCGCACTCGCATTTCCTGCGCGTGCTCACCGCCCGCTACCTCGGCCTGACGCCGGCCGAGGGCACGCTGTTCCAGCTCGCCACGGGGGCCGTCTCCCGGCTCGGCACCGAGCACGGGAAGCCGGTCATCACGGCGTGGAATGTGACATTGCCCGAGAGCCTTTTCCCCCGGGCCGTTCCGGAGACCCCGGAACGGGACTGA
- a CDS encoding Scr1 family TA system antitoxin-like transcriptional regulator, whose protein sequence is MTLLQFTDAPAVACTENAYGGQLVEDPTLVGQYRSAYDLARAAALSSEVPLDRIVSAAKEFATDEHRP, encoded by the coding sequence GTGACGCTGCTGCAGTTCACGGACGCCCCGGCCGTTGCCTGCACGGAGAATGCGTACGGCGGCCAACTCGTAGAAGACCCAACGCTGGTGGGGCAGTACCGATCCGCATACGATCTGGCCAGGGCTGCCGCGCTGTCGTCGGAGGTACCCCTGGATCGGATCGTGTCGGCGGCAAAGGAGTTCGCGACCGATGAACACCGTCCCTGA